Proteins from a genomic interval of Zingiber officinale cultivar Zhangliang chromosome 1B, Zo_v1.1, whole genome shotgun sequence:
- the LOC121974804 gene encoding casein kinase 1-like isoform X1 — protein sequence MERVIGGKFKLGKKIGSGSFGELYIGVNIQGREEVAVKLESVKSKHPQLHYESKVYMLLQGGTGVPHLKWFGVEGEYNVMVIDLLGPSLEDLFCYCNRRFSLKTVLMLADQLLNRVEYMHSKSFLHRDIKPDNFLMGLRRKANQVYIIDYGLAKKYWDFQTHKHIPYRENKNLTGTARYASLNTHLGIEQSRRDDLESLGYVLMYFLRGSLPWQGLKAGTKEQKYDKISEKKMLTPIEVLCKSYPSEFASYFHYCRSLRFEDKPNYSYLKQLFRELFIREGYQYDYVFDWKYPHFSADPRLREPNEMTGGAIGPSFERPERISAGQDTGDRLSGAARAFARRNAAGLDHLSDHLKHKSPNHTFMSKEVVDSEKIRPSSHNGSTSRRPAVSSTRPTSIELSQAHHGRTSHMFSSSSRPSSSHQRYQQPAVDSKLSSISRTAATRGTPNESLLHSMDLLSIGTERRK from the exons ATGGAACGTGTGATTGGCGGAAAGTTTAAACTTGGGAAAAAGATTGGCAGCGGTTCTTTTGGCGAGCTCTATATAG GTGTTAACATACAAGGTAGAGAAGAAGTTGCAGTTAAGCTG GAATCAGTGAAGTCAAAGCATCCTCAACTTCATTATGAGTCGAAAGTGTATATGCTTCTCCAAGGAGGAA CTGGAGTTCCCCACTTGAAATGGTTTGGTGTAGAAGGAGAATATAATGTGATGGTCATTGATCTACTTGGCCCTAGTCTTGAAGATTTGTTCTGCTACTGTAACCGGAGGTTCTCACTGAAAACTGTCCTCATGCTCGCTGATCAGTTA TTAAATCGGGTCGAGTATATGCACTCAAAGTCTTTTCTTCATCGTGATATAAAGCCCGATAACTTTCTTATGGGCCTTCGTCGAAAAGCAAATCAG GTTTACATTATTGACTATGGTCTTGCAAAGAAGTATTGGGATTTTCAAACTCATAAGCACATACCGTATAG GGAAAATAAGAACCTTACAGGAACTGCACGATATGCAAGTCTTAATACTCATCTAGGGATTG AACAAAGCCGAAGAGATGATTTAGAATCCCTTGGTTATGTACTTATGTACTTTTTAAGAGGAAG CCTTCCTTGGCAAGGGCTTAAAGCTGGTACCAAAGAGCAAAAGTACGATAAAATTAGTGAAAAGAAAATGCTTACTCCTATAGAG GTACTTTGCAAGTCGTATCCATCAGAATTTGCATCTTATTTTCACTATTGTCGATCCTTGAGGTTTGAAGACAAACCAAATTATTCATACCTGAAACAACTGTTTCGTGAATTATTCATTCGTGAAG GATACCAATATGATTATGTTTTCGACTGGAAGTATCCTCATTTCAGTGCTGATCCTCGACTGCGG GAACCTAATGAAATGACTGGTGGAGCTATAGGTCCATCTTTTGAAAGGCCTGAAAGAATTTcag CAGGCCAGGATACAGGGGATCGATTGTCAGGTGCAGCTAGAGCATTTGCTCGAAGGAATGCTGCAGGCCTGGATCATCTCAGTGACCATTTGAAGCACAAATCTCCTAATCACACATTTATGTCAAAGGAAGTT GTTGATTCAGAGAAAATCCGTCCATCATCGCACAATGGGAGTACATCAAGGAGGCCTGCTGTGTCAAGCACCAGACCTACTTCCATTGAGCTTAGCCAGGCACATCATGGCAGGACGAGCCATATGTTTTCCAGCAGCAGCCGACCATCCAGTAGTCATCAAAGATATCAGCAGCCTGCAGTCGATTCCAAGTTGTCATCTATCTCCCGAACTGCTGCCACAAGAGGAACACCCAATGAGTCTCTTCTTCACAGCATGGATCTCCTCTCAATAGGCACCGAGAGGAGGAAGTAA
- the LOC121974821 gene encoding AB hydrolase superfamily protein YfhM-like isoform X1, with amino-acid sequence MMDKIEHAHFDVNGLSLHVAHTGQGWLIESPLISSMHLPSFQIFPNRVAGKLGTVLFLHGFPEIWYSWRHQMLAVAGAGFRAIAPDLRGYGLSGQPSIPEDSSWQDLVADLIAILDLLSISKVHVVAKDFGARPAYDLSLRHPDRVATVATLGVPFLATVTPFISLPEGFYMNRWREPGRAEADFGRFDVRRVVRTIYILFSRSEIPIAEEGQEILDLADSSAPLPPWFTEADLDAYAALYENSGFSFPLHMPYRSLHKLETGGEDPKVEVPAMLVMGEKDYVLKFPGMENYVKSGEVKHFVPDLEIVYVPEGCHFIQEQFPDQVNKLIVGFLKNHPSGNN; translated from the exons ATGATGGATAAGATAGAGCATGCTCACTTCGATGTCAATGGCCTCAGCCTCCACGTAGCTCACACAGGGCAAGGTTGGCTGATTGAATCCCCTCTCATTTCTTCAATGCATCTTCCATCTTTTCAAATCTTTCCTAATCGCGTTGCAGGGAAATTGGGCACTGTGCTCTTCCTCCATGGATTCCCTGAGATATGGTACTCTTGGAGACACCAAATGCTCGCCGTCGCCGGTGCTGGGTTCCGGGCGATCGCTCCTGATCTCCGCGGCTACGGCCTCTCCGGCCAGCCGTCCATACCCGAGGACAGCAGTTGGCAAGACCTCGTCGCCGATCTCATTGCCATCCTCGATCTCCTCTCCATCTCCAAG GTGCACGTGGTCGCGAAGGACTTCGGCGCGAGGCCTGCTTACGATCTTTCCCTGCGCCACCCAGATCGGGTGGCGACCGTCGCCACCTTAGGCGTGCCGTTTCTTGCGACAGTCACGCCCTTCATTTCTCTCCCGGAAGGTTTCTACATGAACCGGTGGCGG GAGCCCGGCCGAGCGGAGGCCGACTTCGGCCGATTCGACGTCAGACGAGTCGTTCGCACCATTTACATCCTCTTCTCGAGGAGCGAGATTCCCATAGCCGAGGAAGGTCAGGAAATCTTGGACCTTGCGGACTCATCCGCCCCCTTGCCGCCATGGTTCACGGAGGCAGATCTCGACGCCTATGCTGCACTGTACGAGAACTCCGGATTCAGCTTTCCTCTCCATATGCCATACAG ATCACTGCACAAATTAGAAACAGGAGGAGAGGACCCAAAAGTGGAAGTGCCTGCAATGCTGGTGATGGGAGAAAAAGACTACGTTCTAAAGTTTCCTGGAATGGAGAACTACGTAAAGAGTGGAGAAGTGAAGCACTTTGTCCCGGACCTGGAGATCGTCTACGTGCCGGAAGGATGCCATTTTATTCAAGAGCAATTCCCTGACCAAGTAAACAAGCTCATCGTTGGtttccttaaaaatcatccaTCAGGCAACAACTAA
- the LOC121974804 gene encoding casein kinase I-like isoform X2 yields the protein MERVIGGKFKLGKKIGSGSFGELYIGVNIQGREEVAVKLESVKSKHPQLHYESKVYMLLQGGTGVPHLKWFGVEGEYNVMVIDLLGPSLEDLFCYCNRRFSLKTVLMLADQLLNRVEYMHSKSFLHRDIKPDNFLMGLRRKANQVYIIDYGLAKKYWDFQTHKHIPYRENKNLTGTARYASLNTHLGIEQSRRDDLESLGYVLMYFLRGSLPWQGLKAGTKEQKYDKISEKKMLTPIEVLCKSYPSEFASYFHYCRSLRFEDKPNYSYLKQLFRELFIREGYQYDYVFDWKYPHFSADPRLREPNEMTGGAIGPSFERPERISGQDTGDRLSGAARAFARRNAAGLDHLSDHLKHKSPNHTFMSKEVVDSEKIRPSSHNGSTSRRPAVSSTRPTSIELSQAHHGRTSHMFSSSSRPSSSHQRYQQPAVDSKLSSISRTAATRGTPNESLLHSMDLLSIGTERRK from the exons ATGGAACGTGTGATTGGCGGAAAGTTTAAACTTGGGAAAAAGATTGGCAGCGGTTCTTTTGGCGAGCTCTATATAG GTGTTAACATACAAGGTAGAGAAGAAGTTGCAGTTAAGCTG GAATCAGTGAAGTCAAAGCATCCTCAACTTCATTATGAGTCGAAAGTGTATATGCTTCTCCAAGGAGGAA CTGGAGTTCCCCACTTGAAATGGTTTGGTGTAGAAGGAGAATATAATGTGATGGTCATTGATCTACTTGGCCCTAGTCTTGAAGATTTGTTCTGCTACTGTAACCGGAGGTTCTCACTGAAAACTGTCCTCATGCTCGCTGATCAGTTA TTAAATCGGGTCGAGTATATGCACTCAAAGTCTTTTCTTCATCGTGATATAAAGCCCGATAACTTTCTTATGGGCCTTCGTCGAAAAGCAAATCAG GTTTACATTATTGACTATGGTCTTGCAAAGAAGTATTGGGATTTTCAAACTCATAAGCACATACCGTATAG GGAAAATAAGAACCTTACAGGAACTGCACGATATGCAAGTCTTAATACTCATCTAGGGATTG AACAAAGCCGAAGAGATGATTTAGAATCCCTTGGTTATGTACTTATGTACTTTTTAAGAGGAAG CCTTCCTTGGCAAGGGCTTAAAGCTGGTACCAAAGAGCAAAAGTACGATAAAATTAGTGAAAAGAAAATGCTTACTCCTATAGAG GTACTTTGCAAGTCGTATCCATCAGAATTTGCATCTTATTTTCACTATTGTCGATCCTTGAGGTTTGAAGACAAACCAAATTATTCATACCTGAAACAACTGTTTCGTGAATTATTCATTCGTGAAG GATACCAATATGATTATGTTTTCGACTGGAAGTATCCTCATTTCAGTGCTGATCCTCGACTGCGG GAACCTAATGAAATGACTGGTGGAGCTATAGGTCCATCTTTTGAAAGGCCTGAAAGAATTTcag GCCAGGATACAGGGGATCGATTGTCAGGTGCAGCTAGAGCATTTGCTCGAAGGAATGCTGCAGGCCTGGATCATCTCAGTGACCATTTGAAGCACAAATCTCCTAATCACACATTTATGTCAAAGGAAGTT GTTGATTCAGAGAAAATCCGTCCATCATCGCACAATGGGAGTACATCAAGGAGGCCTGCTGTGTCAAGCACCAGACCTACTTCCATTGAGCTTAGCCAGGCACATCATGGCAGGACGAGCCATATGTTTTCCAGCAGCAGCCGACCATCCAGTAGTCATCAAAGATATCAGCAGCCTGCAGTCGATTCCAAGTTGTCATCTATCTCCCGAACTGCTGCCACAAGAGGAACACCCAATGAGTCTCTTCTTCACAGCATGGATCTCCTCTCAATAGGCACCGAGAGGAGGAAGTAA
- the LOC122041173 gene encoding uncharacterized protein LOC122041173 translates to MDRHPYLGRFEHAAESSVTMAALYLKLKPKTLTPPQSLRPFSSSSSPPPPLPDADADTFEPSAPSPRSSYSSSFSDIKERLKAPLASPRLIPADPPPPPPLSSSSSQHTSLDNRKHLAEFRLRSGGPSAAGERRASSPSLSFQEIFKSNTISKAGDDRADGKNQGLPFDSIRESLRQFRDSSATGGHRRDSFRPRPFNFSPFQEGTRIRRGETEKELREKADQGEAKKGPRTDFFRSYSHDELGEKLRKLRPEAADKGNKEFSLTELNDRLAKLREAEEKESEKRSGGLSFRDLRDSLASISQSVAKKNSNIQRLTILSNLTGQPLHRSCKVFPS, encoded by the exons ATGGATCGCCATCCCTATTTAGGTCGTTTTGAACATGCGGCGGAGAGTTCTGTCACCATGGCGGCTCTCTACCTCAAACTCAAGCCTAAAACCCTAACACCTCCGCAGTCTCTCCGCCCCTTCTCATCCTCTTCGTCGCCGCCGCCTCCCCTTCCCGATGCCGATGCAGACACTTTCGAGCCCTCGGCACCCTCTCCTCGCTCCTCGTACTCTTCCTCATTCAGCGATATCAAGGAACGGCTGAAGGCCCCTCTCGCCTCTCCTCGCCTGATCCCGGCCGATCCACCTCCGCCTCCGCCTCTCTCCTCTTCGAGTTCCCAACACACCTCACTTGATAACCGCAAGCACCTGGCCGAGTTCCGCCTCCGAAGCGGTGGACCTTCCGCCGCCGGTGAGCGCCGCGCGTCTTCTCCCTCCCTATCCTTCCAGGAGATCTTCAAAAGCAACACTATTTCGAAGGCCGGTGACGATAGGGCTGACGGGAAAAACCAAGGTTTGCCATTTGACAGCATTCGCGAGAGCCTCCGCCAGTTTAGGGACTCGTCCGCGACGGGCGGCCATCGGAGAGACAGCTTCCGTCCAAGACCGTTCAATTTCAGTCCCTTCCAGGAAGGCACGCGGATCCGTAGAGGAGAGACGGAGAAGGAGTTGAGGGAGAAAGCCGATCAGGGAGAAGCCAAAAAAGGTCCAAGGACAGATTTTTTTAGGTCGTATAGCCATGATGAGTTGGGGGAGAAGCTCCGCAAGCTGAGGCCTGAAGCAGCTGACAAGGGCAACAAGGAATTCTCTTTGACAGAGTTGAATGATAGGCTGGCTAAGTTGAGGGAAGCAGAAGAGAAAGAATCGGAAAAGAGGTCGGGTGGGCTATCATTCAGGGATCTCCGAGATAGCCTAGCGTCAATCAGTCAGTCAGTAGCCAAGAAGAACTCCAATA TTCAGAGATTAACAATCCTTTCAAATCTTACTGGGCAACCTTTGCACCGTTCATGCAAAG TATTTCCATCCTGA
- the LOC121974821 gene encoding epoxide hydrolase A-like isoform X2 produces MMDKIEHAHFDVNGLSLHVAHTGQGKLGTVLFLHGFPEIWYSWRHQMLAVAGAGFRAIAPDLRGYGLSGQPSIPEDSSWQDLVADLIAILDLLSISKVHVVAKDFGARPAYDLSLRHPDRVATVATLGVPFLATVTPFISLPEGFYMNRWREPGRAEADFGRFDVRRVVRTIYILFSRSEIPIAEEGQEILDLADSSAPLPPWFTEADLDAYAALYENSGFSFPLHMPYRSLHKLETGGEDPKVEVPAMLVMGEKDYVLKFPGMENYVKSGEVKHFVPDLEIVYVPEGCHFIQEQFPDQVNKLIVGFLKNHPSGNN; encoded by the exons ATGATGGATAAGATAGAGCATGCTCACTTCGATGTCAATGGCCTCAGCCTCCACGTAGCTCACACAGGGCAAG GGAAATTGGGCACTGTGCTCTTCCTCCATGGATTCCCTGAGATATGGTACTCTTGGAGACACCAAATGCTCGCCGTCGCCGGTGCTGGGTTCCGGGCGATCGCTCCTGATCTCCGCGGCTACGGCCTCTCCGGCCAGCCGTCCATACCCGAGGACAGCAGTTGGCAAGACCTCGTCGCCGATCTCATTGCCATCCTCGATCTCCTCTCCATCTCCAAG GTGCACGTGGTCGCGAAGGACTTCGGCGCGAGGCCTGCTTACGATCTTTCCCTGCGCCACCCAGATCGGGTGGCGACCGTCGCCACCTTAGGCGTGCCGTTTCTTGCGACAGTCACGCCCTTCATTTCTCTCCCGGAAGGTTTCTACATGAACCGGTGGCGG GAGCCCGGCCGAGCGGAGGCCGACTTCGGCCGATTCGACGTCAGACGAGTCGTTCGCACCATTTACATCCTCTTCTCGAGGAGCGAGATTCCCATAGCCGAGGAAGGTCAGGAAATCTTGGACCTTGCGGACTCATCCGCCCCCTTGCCGCCATGGTTCACGGAGGCAGATCTCGACGCCTATGCTGCACTGTACGAGAACTCCGGATTCAGCTTTCCTCTCCATATGCCATACAG ATCACTGCACAAATTAGAAACAGGAGGAGAGGACCCAAAAGTGGAAGTGCCTGCAATGCTGGTGATGGGAGAAAAAGACTACGTTCTAAAGTTTCCTGGAATGGAGAACTACGTAAAGAGTGGAGAAGTGAAGCACTTTGTCCCGGACCTGGAGATCGTCTACGTGCCGGAAGGATGCCATTTTATTCAAGAGCAATTCCCTGACCAAGTAAACAAGCTCATCGTTGGtttccttaaaaatcatccaTCAGGCAACAACTAA
- the LOC121974813 gene encoding formin-like protein 1, which yields MAAVYLKLKSKTLTPLRSLRPFSSSSSPPPPPPPDADADTSEPSAPSPRSSYSSVFSDIKERLKAPPAPPRRIPADPPPPLSSPSSQPSSLDDIRKHLAEFRLRGPSAAGERPASSPSLSFQEIFKSSTISKAGDDMADRKSQGLSFDSIRESLRQFRDSSAPGGLRRDSFPPRPFNFSPFREDTRIRGGEPEKGPSILGGENLPESIFGKELREKADQGEAKKGPRTDFLRSYSHDELGEKLRMLRPEVADKGNKEFSLTELNDRLAKLREAEEKESEMRLGGLSFRDLRDSLASISQSVTKKNSNIQRLTILSNLTGQPLPQFMQNPPQEHLLEKYFHPDNMSSAEKMKLELKGVREEFKMSESDCGSVRVQVALLTTKIKYLNNVLHKKDKHSRRGLVQMFQTRKKLLKYLRRTDWDSYCLVLSKLNLKDVPEYKKPKFNTENKSKHKSKKKKKNKKRKQKA from the exons ATGGCGGCTGTCTACCTCAAACTCAAGTCTAAAACCCTAACACCTCTCCGGTCTCTCCGCCCGTTCTCATCCTCTtcgtcgccgccgccgcctcccccTCCCGATGCCGATGCAGACACTTCCGAGCCCTCGGCACCCTCTCCTCGCTCCTCGTACTCTTCCGTATTCAGTGATATCAAGGAACGGCTGAAGGCCCCTCCCGCCCCTCCCCGCCGGATCCCAGCCGATCCACCTCCGCCTCTCTCCTCTCCGAGTTCCCAACCCTcctcacttgatgatatccgcaAGCACCTGGCCGAGTTCCGCCTCCGTGGACCTTCCGCCGCCGGTGAGCGACCCGCGTCCTCTCCCTCCCTATCCTTCCAGGAGATCTTCAAAAGCAGCACTATTTCGAAGGCCGGTGACGATATGGCTGACAGGAAGAGCCAAGGGTTGTCATTTGACAGCATTCGCGAGAGCCTCCGCCAGTTTAGGGACTCGTCCGCGCCGGGCGGCCTTCGGAGAGACAGCTTCCCTCCAAGACCGTTCAATTTCAGCCCCTTCCGTGAAGACACTCGGATCCGTGGAGGCGAGCCGGAGAAAGGCCCGTCTATCCTCGGAGGAGAAAATTTGCCCGAATCCATATTCGGGAAAGAGTTGAGGGAGAAAGCCGATCAGGGAGAAGCCAAAAAAGGTCCAAGGACAGATTTTTTAAGGTCGTATAGCCATGATGAGTTGGGGGAGAAGCTCCGCATGCTGAGGCCTGAAGTAGCTGACAAGGGCAACAAGGAATTCTCTTTGACAGAGTTGAATGATAGGCTGGCTAAGCTGAGGGAAGCAGAAGAGAAAGAATCGGAAATGAGGTTGGGTGGGCTATCATTCAGGGATCTCCGAGATAGCCTAGCGTCAATCAGTCAGTCAGTAACCAAGAAGAACTCCAATA TTCAGAGATTAACAATCCTTTCAAATCTTACTGGGCAACCTTTACCACAGTTCATGCAAAACCCCCCTCAGGAACATCTCTTAGAGAAG TATTTCCATCCTGATAACATGTCTTCTGCGGAGAAGATGAAGTTGGAGCTAAAAGGGGTCAGAGAAGAATTTAAAATGTCTGAATCGGATTGTGGTTCTGTAAGGGTTCAAG TGGCGTTACTTACTACAAAAATTAAGTACCTGAACAATGTTCTACACAAAAAG GACAAACACTCGAGGAGAGGGCTGGTGCAGATGTTCCAAACCAGAAAGAAGCTTCTTAAGTATCTCAGAAGAACAGATTGGGATTCATATTGCCTGGTGTTGTCAAAGCTCAACCTCAAGGATGTGCCAGAGTATAAGAAACCAAAATTCAATACAGAGAACAAAAGCAAGcacaaaagcaagaagaagaagaagaacaagaagaggaAACAGAAGGCCTGA